The genomic stretch CCGTACTGCGATAACGGATACCGTCCGACGTGGTGATCGATCCGCCCGATTCCTGCTTTGTTTCGTCGTAGACCAGATCCCCGTGCCGAAAGGTGCGTCGACCGTCCGCCTCGTGCCGGATCTCGCGCTCGCCGGCTCGCACCCACCATCCGTTGGAAGCCCCGTCCGACGCAGGAGCCGGTGCCGGCGCTTGGTCGGCGGACTCGGTCGCGCTCGCGCGCTCCGGTCCGAGTCCAAGCCAAACCAAGCACACACCGACCACGCACCACCGTGGGCGCGTACGAGCGCCCTCTCGACGAACCGGTGGGTGGTTCGTCTCATGCCGGTCTGCCTGAGTAGAGGGGGCGGCCATAGGCGTTATCCTCCATCGGCAAAAATCCGCGTCTACTGAATGCGTGTCGGCGATCGCTCGTCTCCCGGTGCCGCCGCGGCCGAAGCATCGCTCGACATGATTCACCGGTTGTCTCTTTCTGACCGGATGTCTCCGCGGGACACCGACTCGACCAACACAGAAGATCACGCCGCGCTCGCGCTGCGACTGGGCCGAGCCGCCCGCGCGGCTTCGCTCGTGCTCGCCACCACGCCGACCGAGCGCAAAAACGCCGCGCTCCTGCGCCTCGCGGCATTGATCGAAGACGCGGGTCCGCAACTGGCCGAGGCCAACGCCCGCGATCTCGAATACGGGGCCGCGTCCGGCCTCTCGGCCGCCATGCTCGATCGGCTCCGGCTGACTCCCGGCCGAGTCGCCGCCATGGCCGAAGGCGTGCGTCAGGTCGCCGCACTCCCCGATCCGGTGGGAGAGGAACTCGAATCGTTCGATCGCCCCAACGGCCTGCGTATCCGCAAGGTCCGCGTCCCGATCGGCGTCATCGGAGTCGTCTACGAATCGCGACCGAACGTGACAGTCGACTGCGCCGCGTTGTGCCTGAAAGCGGGCAACGCCAGCATCCTGCGCGGCGGCAAGGAAGCGTTTCACAGCAATTCCACGCTCGCCGCGATCATCGCGCGCGCCTTGCGCGAGACGGGGCTTCCGGAGGCGTGCGTGCAGTTGATGCCCACCACCGACCGCGCGGCTCTGCTCGCACTCCTCCAGCGCGACGACTTCGTGCATTGCCTCATCCCGCGCGGCGGAGAGGGCCTCATCCGGTTCGTGGCGGAAAACAGCCGCATCCCCGTGATCAAGCACTACAAGGGCGTGTGCTCCGTCTACGTCGACCAAGCGGCCGACGCCGCCATGGCCGAAGCGATCATCGTCAACGCCAAGACGCAGCGCCCCTCCGTGTGCAACGCCGCGGAAAAACTCCTCGTCCACCG from Opitutales bacterium ASA1 encodes the following:
- a CDS encoding glutamate-5-semialdehyde dehydrogenase, with the protein product MRVGDRSSPGAAAAEASLDMIHRLSLSDRMSPRDTDSTNTEDHAALALRLGRAARAASLVLATTPTERKNAALLRLAALIEDAGPQLAEANARDLEYGAASGLSAAMLDRLRLTPGRVAAMAEGVRQVAALPDPVGEELESFDRPNGLRIRKVRVPIGVIGVVYESRPNVTVDCAALCLKAGNASILRGGKEAFHSNSTLAAIIARALRETGLPEACVQLMPTTDRAALLALLQRDDFVHCLIPRGGEGLIRFVAENSRIPVIKHYKGVCSVYVDQAADAAMAEAIIVNAKTQRPSVCNAAEKLLVHRDIAREMLPRLARALVDRGVELRGDAATLAVLSESSVPCIPASEADWETEYVDLVLAVRVVDSLEDAVDFINTHGSAHSDAIVTSDAEAARRFQLHVDSATVFWNASTRFNDGFEFGFGAEIGISTDRLHARGPVGLKELCSYKYLIRGEGQVRG